A region of the Melanotaenia boesemani isolate fMelBoe1 chromosome 6, fMelBoe1.pri, whole genome shotgun sequence genome:
GTGTGCTTTTGCCCAGAAAGAAGTTCATCTTTCATTACAAAAATATGCGCTGGGCAAGGGGCCGGCATGAAACATATCTCTGCTTTGTGGTGAAAAGGAGAGCAGGCCCAGACTCTTTGTCCTTTGACTTTGGACATCTCCGCAATCGCAATGGTTGCCATGTTGAGGTGAGTAATACCTAATTTGATCATTTGATGATCCtatgttgtcatttttaagTTTTGGTATTTTTCTGCAGTTGCTTTTCCTGCGTCACCTGGGAGCCTTGTGTCCTGGTCTGTGGGGGTATGGAGTTACTGGTGAGAATAAAGTCAGCTACTCCATCACCTGGTTTTGCTCCTGGTCTCCTTGTGCCAACTGCTCATTAAGACTAGCCCAGTTCCTCAACCAGACGCCAAATCTTCGTCTCAGGATCTTTGTCTCGCGCCTTTATTTCTGTGACATGGAGGACAGCCGTGAAAGAGAGGGTCTTAGGATTCTGAAAAAAGCCGGCGTGCACATCACAGTCATGAGTTACAAAGGTGGGGCTCTAAATCTGTGAATATAAGACAGAGATGTAGAAGATTTTAATCTGCATTTATTTCATCCTTTTCACAATCATTTTTTTGCTGTTAATCTTTTTGTTAGACTATTTCTATTGCTGGCAGACCTTTGTGGCACGGAGACTAAGCAAATTCAAGCCCTGGGATGGGCTGCAGCAGAACTCTGTTCGCTTGACAAGAAAACTCAACCGCATCCTCCAGGTAAGACGTTTAACACACAACATATTTTCCTTCAAGCACGCTAATCCAATAATATATTTGAATCTATTATAATGGTATGTTCTTATTTCTCTCTCAGCCCTGTGAGACAGAAGATTTAAGAGACGCCTTCAAGCTTCTTGGACTGTAAAACATACCTCTGACCTCACCCAGTGTTACCAATAAAGTTAAAGAGAAACAGATATCCCAATATTGGTCCAGCACTACAATGGCAAAACTGAGAATGACAATAACTGTGAAAAAATTGCTTTCGATTTGTGGCAAAGCTTATAATGTTAGGTAGCTGCTTCCTGCTGTTTCTGTAGCAATGcaatactgtaaaataaaataacaaacgATGAAATATTATTGTGGTTTTTCATGTTAAGATCAATTATCAGCTTAGAACTAGCTTGTTAGCTATCCCTGTGGTTTCCAGTGgtaatttttgtaaaatgttgttttacaaatttcCACCAATACCAGTTCTGATTGGTAGCTCGTTAAGTTTAATGACATAGAAACAAAGTTAAATGTCTGTCTTCTTGCTTTAATGACTATATTATTATTTgcacatgttttattattgcacGTTACGTCagtctttattgtttttaattgttttattttaattgctaCTGACAAACCAAAGTTAAAAATGACACCTGCTGGATACTGTAGTTAGTGATGTCAATTAACTGGCCCCCTATGCTGAACATGTTGTTCATAAGATCCCCTTACTCCATTGGCCCCTAGGCCCGAGTCCTAGACCCGTTCAGTAATTTGTTGATGCCATAAATTAACCTATTAACCCTTTTAATGCAAAACCACTGAAAAACACTTCTAGAAGCACAGCAGGGGGAAAGGAATGTGGCGCAGAGTCACCCTGTTGTGCGCTAATACACGTTCTATTACGGTCACGCGGCCGTTAACGCTGAATGGACAACTCACCGTCACCACAGCGAGCGTGCTTAATAAAAGTCAAGATGGCGACGGACGGTCAGGTCGAGTACGAATCCGTCCTCTGTGTTAAACCAGAAGTCAACGTATACCGAATCCCACCGAGAGCATCTAACCGGGCAATCAGGTGAGGAGTGGGAGGAGATTTTCTGACCCAGCATCCTCAAGCTGCGGCCGTTAGGAGCTGTAGCCTCACATAACGGCGGTTGTAGCTCGCGtgctggttgttgttgttgtgttatgTGTTAGCAAGGTCATAAcggaagaaaataataatacaaaaaaaaaacaaaaaaaaaatgaaactgaagatgaagatgaaaccGCACCATGTTAGCTAATGGGATTTGAATAGGATACATAAGATTTAGGTCGTACTCAATATATCAAGGTTAGTTATATACACCATCTTTCGCAGTTTAAGAAGTTAATTTGGtaaaatgaaaagcagtttAGAAGCTAGCAAAAattcttgctcaaggacactttaGCAGGACTCCTCGATGTCATAGGGGTTGTTTGGATGCCCCAACTTAAACAGTGTGGCCACAGCATCCATTATCATGTCATCAGGTTACCACGCTGGGCTGAGGGTTTATTAAAACGCAGACAATGAATTATTTATCCAAATTTTAATCGGTTGTCCCTCAGTTTGGCCTGCTTTAGCTGcctttttttcagaatttacACCCACCAAACAGTAGCATATCCCTGAGTCCCATGAGCCACATGATTAGATGACCAGTGACCACAGTGAGTAAGGATGCTGATGTAACATTTCAGTTTAATGTCTCAGTGAAATGCCTGACTGATGCCTTAATCATTCAGACAAAGGAGTGGACAGAGACTAAGAGGGACAAAACAACACCTTAACTGTCAGCATCAGTCTAAACAAACTATTTCCTTGCATCACACTCACTGCCTGCATGTGTCTTAGGGCTGCCGACTGGAAACTGGATGCTCCTGACTGGACGGGACGCATGCGTGTTACTGCCCGAGGCAAAGTGGTGTATGTGAAATTGGAGGACAAAATCTCTGGTGAGGAAAAATGCAGACAAGACAGTGCTGTTGTTTACTACCACTGCTGTAAATCATTTTACTGTGTAGACTTCTGTATACCACCCATCTCTGTTAGTCATCTATTCCAAGGTGACCCAGCCTGAACCAAAGCAACTTTTAGCAGCTCTTTTTAATCTgatatataatatacatatacatagtCTTAATCTTGTTATGTCATTACAGAGGTTTCTTAGTTATATTTTGGCTTTaacttttgtacattttttcgATTTAGCTCTCTCCCTCACTTACTCTGTACTAATCCACAGGGGAGCTGTTTGCCCAGGCACCAGTGGATGAGTACCCTGGCACTGCAGTGGAAACCGTCAGTGACTCAAGCCGTTACTTTGTGCTTCGCATTCAAGATGACAGTGGTGAGTAAAGTGTTTATTGTGaagttataaatatattttaactgtGCTCATAATTTTAGAAGATAATATGTTTGAACGTGGTGCGTGTAAACAAGCATAACACTGCATTTTCCAGGGTTCGTGCACAGCTTTTCTATAACATTCCTGTATGGAAAAAACAAACGAGTAAAGGGGAAAATATTTGTGTTTCCAAACTGTCACCCCTTTTCGGTTTTCTGTAATACTAAATTCAAAATTTCTACTAAAGGATTGattcaaaataacaataaacagCAAGTCAAGAAGCAGAGTGTGCAgcaaaacacacactctttccAGTCTTTCAGTCTATACATAATAGCCTACAAAACATTGTCCGTGTATTTGCTGTGCCTAGCAACACAAACGAGCAAGTCGACACATCTTTATAGACAGGTTTCTGTGCAATGTCATTACAGACGTTTGTGCACAACTAGGGGGTAGAAAGCAGAGCTCATCTCAATTTACTTGGCAATCACAAGTTTGTAAACAGACATAGTTATTATCTGACAAAAAAGATGTATGGAGGTTGTTCAATATTCAAGGGGGGGATCACAAAGGTTCTGGATTCAGGCCAGTCAAAGGTTCTACTAGTCCAAAAGGCCTCAAAATCTCTGCAGTTTTGACTTCATAATTCAGAACTCTTTCCGTGCATCATGAAAATGGATCTCTAGTAGCTGCACAGAGAACATAGTTACATGCATTTAAGgatctgtgtgtatatattctGTCCTTTGCATAAACTGCACTCCTCAATTACACATatctagaatagaatagaaatactttattaatccctttggagagtcctcagggaaatttgggtcaTGTCAGGCCATGCAGCTACTCAGTTTGAAATATTTAACcgttcaaaaacaaaaccaatgtCAGAAATCTGCtaagattattaaaaaatattatcagCTGCCATCTTCCATAAGTCCAGTTAAATatcatttaataatttagttaattaattattgAGTCAACAGAACGTTGTAAATGATGAAAATTTGAGTTTATTAAAACAGTCTCATGACTGCCAACCAGTTTTGCGTCTTGGATGTGTGCATGTTCAGTAATGTTTCTGAACAAGAAATTCATCTATACCTTAACAACAGAATACATCAACTAGCAGTAACTCCCAAAAGTATCTAAGAGTTTGCAAAAGCTGCAGATATTTATAGTGTTATAAATGTTAAGACATGCTGCATCCTGTCTGATCGTaagtaaaaatgcatttttcttttaactttctcTTTTGACTATGTAAGTATAACTAAAATCGCCTAACA
Encoded here:
- the aicda gene encoding single-stranded DNA cytosine deaminase, with protein sequence MITKLDSVLLPRKKFIFHYKNMRWARGRHETYLCFVVKRRAGPDSLSFDFGHLRNRNGCHVELLFLRHLGALCPGLWGYGVTGENKVSYSITWFCSWSPCANCSLRLAQFLNQTPNLRLRIFVSRLYFCDMEDSREREGLRILKKAGVHITVMSYKDYFYCWQTFVARRLSKFKPWDGLQQNSVRLTRKLNRILQPCETEDLRDAFKLLGL